ACGACGAGAGCTGCTGTTCCCAACTCTTGATGCTCAGTGTGACTCACCGGCCTGGGAATACAAAAGTACGAGCCCCAGCAGCAGGACGGCACCTTCCAATCCTACCGACCAATTGTGCAAATGCTGAAACTGCATCTCAGCGGCGGAGTTGGCTTGCGCTTCACGGAGTTGGGCGATGGCAGGCAAGATGAAATGCTGCGAGACGGCTGTAGCAGCGAGCATCAGAACGACAAGAAGGTGGGGAAGTGTGAGCAGTTTTCTGTTCTCTGAGGAGAAGAAGCCACGCAACAACGATGCCAACAGAAATACCAGCCCACAGACAATTCCTAGCCAGTGCAGCTTCGCGAGCGACTGGTTGATGATCTCTCCGCCCAAGGTCTTGTCATGGACATGATTCAAAATGACTGGAGCTTCGACGGCGGTAAAGAAGATGATTCCGCCCAGCCAGAGGGAGAGAGCGAGCAACATTAGGAATCTTAGGAAGCGCATTTTCTTTGCAGCTTATTCCGCAAAACAAGAATCTTATCAACGCCATTGCTAGTGTAGCGCTTTGTTCCCGGCGCAATCAGTATTCAACCCCTGCCCAATCCCAATGTTATTGCCCAGGTCATTTCCAGAATTCACCGGATTGCAAAGAGTGACGCAGAGACCGATAAACATACCCGTGGTAATGAGGCAGGCAAACAAGTTCGAGTCTAAATCGTAAACCCCGTGGACGCGAAGGCCATTGAGCGGGAGGTGATCGTGATTCAGTTCAACACCCTTGTTGACCAAGCCAGGAAACGTGCGGTATTCCTGGGCGTGATTGTGGCCATGGTCATGATCGCGCCGGTTGTCCAGGCGCAATTGCTTTTCACTCCGCCACAGAAACTCTCGAGCAATTCAGCCAGTTCGCACTTTGCCGGGGAGCAGTTGATCGCCGTCGATGCACTGGGCAACATCAACATCGTGTGGTTGGAATCAACGAATAGCGCCAATGTCATGTTCAGCCGTTCTATCGACGGTGGCCTGACCTTCTCGACGCCCATCAATCTCTCCAACAACCCAAGCGGCGCGATTGGGCCCTCCCTGGCGCTGGATGCAAGCGGCAACATCTACGTGGCATGGTCAGGAGTTGCCAACTTCGCTAACGGGGCCACGGCGATTTTTTTCACCCGCTCGACGGACGGAGGCAGCACCTTCTCAACGCCTGTGAATGTCTCCGGCCCTCAGCCCGCAGTAGGAGCATCTGGTCAGTCTATGATCCTGGATTCGGGCGGCAACGTGTACCTTGTGTGGTCAGGTTCTTTTGATAATAACAGTCTGACCTATGGTCCGGTCTTCTTCAGCCTGTCCAGCGATGGTGGCGCAACTTTCTCTCCCCCGGTCCAGGTTTCAAACGACCAGACGCAACGCGCGCAGGTGGCAGTCGATGCCAGCGGCAACATTGACGTTGTCTGGTATGAGTCAGTGAACGGCGGTGGAGGTCACGATCCGGTTTTCTTCAGCCAATCCAGCGACCGAGGCGCTACTTTCTCCACGCCGATCACCGTCTCCGGGGACACGTTTTTCCCACCGGAGCAACAGATGACGGTAGATTCACAGGGCAATATTTATGTTGTCGAGAACCTCGACCCAACTCAGAATGGTGTGGACCGTGACGTCTGGCTCGCCTATTCCAGCGATGGCGGCACGACCTTTTCGATGACCAATATTTCCAACAACCCAGGCTCCAACGGTCCAACTCAGGGACAGATCGCGCTGGACTCCGCTGGAAATGTCAATGTTGTCTGGGTGGAGCCTACGCAATTGCAAATTTTCTACCGGCGCTCAACCGATGGGGGCGCTACGTTCTCTGACCCTGTGAACGTCTCGAACGACAGTTTCGGCTACATAGAAAACCCGCAAATCATCGCGGACCCCGGCGGCAACATCAACGTCGTCTGGGATCAAAACACCGGCCAGTTTTTTGACATCCTGTTCAGTCGTTCCAGCGATGGCGGTTCTACCTTCTCGTCTCCCCAAAACATTTCCCACGATCAGGGTAACTCCGTGACCCCAGTCATGGCCGTGGATTCTCTCGCTGACGCGTATTTCGTTTGGCGAGACGATTCCCCACACCAAAACCCGCCCGTGTGGAACATCTTCTTCAGCCGCGACGTTTCTTTCCCTGTGTTGAATCTCAACCGGAAGCATCGCCTTCCACCGGCACGATTACGCTGAGCCGACAAAGGATCCTCTCTTCGGCGGGACACGTTAAAACTTCGTCACCTTTCCATCGGGGTGCGAAGTTCAAACAGAATTTCTATCATTAGGATTCTGGCCGCTGCCTGAGAAGCAGAGAGCTGACAACTGAGAACTGTTTCTCTACACCGGCACCGGCACTTTTTCCACGATCTCGCGCAATATTTCTTCCGCCTGCTGTGATTTTTTCGAGGTCGAGGCATAGCGCGCGTTAACGACTACGCGGTGCGAGAAACAGAGTACGGCCAGGCGTTTGAAGTCTTCCGGGGTGGTGAAGGTGCGGCCCTCGAGGAAGGCCATGGCCTGGGAGGCGCGGTAGAGCATTTGCGAGCCGCGCGGTGAGACGCCAAGTGCCAAATGTTCGGAGTTGCGCGTCTTGCGGACCATGGCCAGCGCATACTCAGCGAGGGCGTCATCCACGCGGACGCGCATGACCTCGTTTTGCATGGCCACTACGTCGGCGGCGTTGAGCACTGGGCGGACCTCATCCAGTCGAGCAAAGCCAACTTCAGAGCGGATAATTGCGCGCTCACTGCCGGCTTCGGGGTATCCCATGGCAACCCGCAGCAGGAAGCGGTCCATCTGCGACTCGGGCAGAGGATACGTCCCGTGGTGTTCCACCGGGTTCTGGGTAGCGATCACCAGAAATGGTTCGGGGAGCGGATACGAGGCGCGATCCACTGTGACCTGATGCTCGTTCATAGCTTCGAGTAACGCCGACTGCGTTTTGGGCGTGGTGCGGTTGATCTCGTCGGCCAGCAGCACGTTGGTAAAAACCGGGCCGGGCTTGAACTCGAACTTCTGCTCAATGGCGGAGTAGATGGAAATTCCCAGCACGTCGCTGGGCAGCATATCGCTGGTGAACTGGATGCGCTGAAAGCCGCAATCGAGGCTGCGCGCCAGGCCGTGTGCCAGCGTAGTTTTGCCTACGCCCGGGACGCCTTCAATCAACAGGTGTCCGCGCGCAAAGACTGCGACCAGCGCCATGCGCACCACTTCATTATTGCCGCGGATTACATTGTGCAGCGCCGATTCCAGTTGAGCTGCCCGTTGGGAGAGGGTTGCGGCAGCCGTTGTCGTTTCCAGGGCCATGAAATATGGATTGTAGCCTAAAAATAATATAGCAGTTTAGATTCCAAGAACGACAATTTGGGAACTAAAGAAGGTTCGCAATTTTCGATTTACGATTTAAGAAGAACTTCGAAGGTCCCTGACGATGCGTTAGTGACCTCAATTAAGCCACTTCAATCGTCAATCGTAAATCTCAAATCGTAAATCTTACGCAAGTCTCAAATCGTCAATCTCCCGGTAAGCCGCTCAATCCGCTTGGGAATTGGCGGGTGAGTGGAGAATAGGCTGGAGAACAGGTCGCTAACGTAGGGTTTTACGATGAAAAGATGCGCCGTGGAGGGCGAAGCAACCAGGGGCATGCGCTTGGAATAGGCGTCCAGCTTCTGCAGCGCCCGCGCCAGTGCCTCAGGATTGCCGGTAAAGTGTGCGCCGGTTTCGTCGGCGGCATACTCACGAGTGCGTGAAACCCACAATTGGATCAGCATGGCCGCAAGCGGCGCGAAGATCAGCATCAGCAGCATGACAATCGGGTTGCTGCCGCGATTGCGATCGTCACGGCTCCCGCCGTATCCGCCAAACAGAGACGCCCAGTACGCAGAGCGCGCCAGCAACGTGACAGCTCCCGCCAGAGTGGCAGCGATGCTTGAGGTCAGGATGTCACGGTTGCGCACGTGTCCAAGCTCGTGCGCCAGTACGCCTTCCAGTTCTTCATCGTCCAACAGTTCCAGGATGCCCTGCGTCACCGCCACTGACGCGTGCTTGGGGTTGCGGCCTGTGGCAAATGCATTGGGAGAGGGTGTTGGGATCAGGTAAATCTTTGGCATGGGCAGGCCGATGCGCTGGGTCAGACGCTCCACCACGTTGTAAACCCGCGGAAACTGCTCGCGCGTAATTGGCTGGGCACGATACATGGCCAGGGCAATCTTGTCGGAAAAGAAATAAGCGACAAAGTTCATGACGCTGGCAATGATCAGCGCCCATATCAAGCCATTTTGACCGCCGAGCACCTGGCCCACAAACATGAGAAACAAAGTCATGAAGGTAAGCAGAAACGCGGTTTTTAATGTATTGCCCATACTGCATTAGACGATAGATTTTGGGGTAAAGATTCAGGCGGGAAGATCCTGCGGCAGTTTGTACAAAACTTTACAACTGAAGAGGTTAGACGTCGCAGGCTTAAAACTTTTATTCCTGGGTGCTCTGGTTTTTCTGAAAGACCATGCGCAGCTTGTCACCATCCAGAATTTTCTGGATTTGGGTGCGGGCATGGATGGCCCAGGGACCGATGCTGTCGAGCTTTACATAGGCCCGCCAATGGCGCAGCGCGCGGCGGGGCTGCTTGAGCTTTTCATAGGCCAGGGCGAGATTGTAATGCGCATCGGCATACGTGGGTGCCAGCATGATTGCCGAACAGTAGGATTTGATTGCCTCGGGAAGGCGTCCGGTTTCATCGAGGACGTTGCCCAGATCGAAATAAGCCAAGGCGTAGCGCGAGTCAACTTCGATGG
The Terriglobales bacterium DNA segment above includes these coding regions:
- a CDS encoding zinc metalloprotease HtpX, yielding MGNTLKTAFLLTFMTLFLMFVGQVLGGQNGLIWALIIASVMNFVAYFFSDKIALAMYRAQPITREQFPRVYNVVERLTQRIGLPMPKIYLIPTPSPNAFATGRNPKHASVAVTQGILELLDDEELEGVLAHELGHVRNRDILTSSIAATLAGAVTLLARSAYWASLFGGYGGSRDDRNRGSNPIVMLLMLIFAPLAAMLIQLWVSRTREYAADETGAHFTGNPEALARALQKLDAYSKRMPLVASPSTAHLFIVKPYVSDLFSSLFSTHPPIPKRIERLTGRLTI
- a CDS encoding MoxR family ATPase — encoded protein: MALETTTAAATLSQRAAQLESALHNVIRGNNEVVRMALVAVFARGHLLIEGVPGVGKTTLAHGLARSLDCGFQRIQFTSDMLPSDVLGISIYSAIEQKFEFKPGPVFTNVLLADEINRTTPKTQSALLEAMNEHQVTVDRASYPLPEPFLVIATQNPVEHHGTYPLPESQMDRFLLRVAMGYPEAGSERAIIRSEVGFARLDEVRPVLNAADVVAMQNEVMRVRVDDALAEYALAMVRKTRNSEHLALGVSPRGSQMLYRASQAMAFLEGRTFTTPEDFKRLAVLCFSHRVVVNARYASTSKKSQQAEEILREIVEKVPVPV
- a CDS encoding DUF4149 domain-containing protein; the protein is MLLALSLWLGGIIFFTAVEAPVILNHVHDKTLGGEIINQSLAKLHWLGIVCGLVFLLASLLRGFFSSENRKLLTLPHLLVVLMLAATAVSQHFILPAIAQLREAQANSAAEMQFQHLHNWSVGLEGAVLLLGLVLLYSQAGESH
- a CDS encoding sialidase family protein encodes the protein MDAKAIEREVIVIQFNTLVDQARKRAVFLGVIVAMVMIAPVVQAQLLFTPPQKLSSNSASSHFAGEQLIAVDALGNINIVWLESTNSANVMFSRSIDGGLTFSTPINLSNNPSGAIGPSLALDASGNIYVAWSGVANFANGATAIFFTRSTDGGSTFSTPVNVSGPQPAVGASGQSMILDSGGNVYLVWSGSFDNNSLTYGPVFFSLSSDGGATFSPPVQVSNDQTQRAQVAVDASGNIDVVWYESVNGGGGHDPVFFSQSSDRGATFSTPITVSGDTFFPPEQQMTVDSQGNIYVVENLDPTQNGVDRDVWLAYSSDGGTTFSMTNISNNPGSNGPTQGQIALDSAGNVNVVWVEPTQLQIFYRRSTDGGATFSDPVNVSNDSFGYIENPQIIADPGGNINVVWDQNTGQFFDILFSRSSDGGSTFSSPQNISHDQGNSVTPVMAVDSLADAYFVWRDDSPHQNPPVWNIFFSRDVSFPVLNLNRKHRLPPARLR